A stretch of Desulfocurvus vexinensis DSM 17965 DNA encodes these proteins:
- the glnD gene encoding [protein-PII] uridylyltransferase → MPKATDSRAASALRAGREALAAQIPSGGAGRRFTLELSALMDAYFQARVAEVWPRGAAPGPGRGLALVAVGGYGRSELCLHSDIDILVLCRGRIPAQALDMAQALFYPLWDLGLDLGHGFRSVKECVALARTDFEVMASLLDARLVAGDADLLAGLRATLAAKAHGPRARAFTGWLAAQNAGRLARHGDSSTLLEPDLKQGAGGLRDIHQVLWLGRVHHGAGTLDALLRAGRLTEAQAHFLADAQRLLLRVRNLLHHASGRRNDRLHLALQPRVAAALGYEDGPDSLAVERFLGRLHRDMAGIKALHAAFWAGLPGAGGGRGARPVRTLGPGVVEREGQLHFDVPGGYPREPQVLSDIFVYSARSELPLSWEARGFVSGHLHLVRERLRDAPGAVQGLLDVLASGGAAPALGQMLETGYLGALLPEFGRVQDLVQFDTYHIYPVGQHTLRAIELLEGPLDGPGRAFAALRDELPAPRRLALMLGALLHDIGKGLGGGHSRKGRAIATALLERWGLEPELVADVAVLVGEHLTLYETATRRDLGDEAVVAACAGVVGGEQRLRMLMLLSFADATATGPGVWKPWAASLLWELYAKILHILRGGRLASADAVRALGDMREAVRARAAGAFAPQAVEELLELMPQRYLLTATPEAVVRHMGLVRRLRGMVAEAERVRPGGRGGTGVVAVEASELADSGCWEVAIAGMDTPGLFATLAGVLALHGVNIVSAQCFAWRDATVVDVFTVSDPPEFLNPDDLWSRVGASVRGAMSGRLDLDWRIREKRNAPTAPKSLEIEPEVAIHNAASDFHTVIEITAADRLGLLYDVGTALHGLGLSVSMAKIATYGDRVADVFYVREAAGGKADGHERLRAIEAALLACLAGG, encoded by the coding sequence ATGCCCAAGGCCACGGATTCCCGGGCCGCTTCGGCCCTGCGCGCGGGGCGCGAGGCCCTGGCGGCGCAGATTCCCTCCGGCGGCGCGGGCCGCCGCTTCACCCTTGAGCTTTCGGCGCTCATGGACGCCTATTTCCAGGCCCGGGTGGCCGAGGTCTGGCCCCGGGGCGCGGCGCCGGGCCCGGGCCGCGGGCTGGCCCTGGTGGCCGTGGGCGGCTACGGGCGCTCCGAGCTGTGCCTGCACTCGGACATCGACATCCTCGTGCTGTGCCGGGGGCGCATCCCGGCCCAGGCCCTGGACATGGCCCAGGCCCTGTTCTACCCGCTGTGGGACCTGGGGCTGGACCTGGGCCACGGCTTTCGCAGCGTCAAGGAGTGCGTGGCCCTGGCGCGCACGGATTTCGAGGTCATGGCCTCGCTGCTCGACGCCCGCCTTGTGGCCGGAGACGCGGACCTGCTGGCCGGGCTGCGCGCCACCCTGGCCGCCAAGGCCCATGGCCCGCGCGCCCGGGCCTTCACCGGCTGGCTGGCGGCGCAAAACGCCGGACGCCTCGCGCGCCATGGCGACTCCAGCACCCTGCTGGAGCCCGACCTCAAGCAGGGCGCGGGCGGCCTGCGCGACATCCACCAGGTGCTCTGGCTGGGCCGCGTGCACCACGGCGCGGGCACCCTGGACGCACTGCTGCGCGCCGGGCGGCTCACCGAGGCCCAGGCCCACTTCCTGGCCGACGCCCAGCGCCTGCTTTTGCGCGTGCGCAACCTGCTGCACCACGCCAGCGGGCGGCGCAACGACCGCCTGCACCTGGCCCTGCAACCGCGCGTGGCCGCCGCCCTGGGCTACGAGGACGGGCCCGATTCCCTGGCCGTGGAACGCTTCCTGGGGCGGCTGCACCGCGACATGGCGGGCATCAAGGCCCTGCACGCCGCCTTCTGGGCCGGGCTGCCCGGGGCCGGGGGCGGGCGGGGCGCCCGGCCCGTGCGGACCCTGGGCCCGGGCGTGGTCGAGCGCGAGGGGCAGCTGCACTTCGACGTGCCCGGCGGCTACCCGCGCGAGCCCCAGGTCTTGTCTGACATTTTTGTCTACAGCGCGCGTTCGGAGCTGCCCCTGTCCTGGGAGGCACGCGGCTTCGTCTCCGGGCACCTGCATCTGGTGCGCGAGCGCCTGCGCGACGCCCCCGGCGCGGTGCAGGGCCTGCTGGACGTGCTCGCCTCGGGCGGCGCGGCCCCGGCCCTGGGCCAGATGCTGGAAACGGGCTACCTGGGCGCGCTGCTGCCCGAGTTCGGGCGCGTGCAGGACCTGGTGCAGTTCGACACCTACCATATCTACCCCGTGGGCCAGCACACCCTGCGGGCCATCGAGCTGCTGGAGGGGCCCCTGGACGGCCCGGGCCGCGCCTTCGCCGCCCTGCGCGACGAGCTGCCCGCGCCCCGGCGCCTGGCGCTCATGCTCGGCGCGCTGCTGCATGACATCGGCAAGGGCCTGGGCGGTGGGCACTCCCGCAAGGGCCGGGCCATCGCCACGGCCCTGCTGGAGCGCTGGGGCCTGGAGCCGGAGCTGGTGGCCGATGTGGCCGTGCTGGTGGGCGAACACCTGACCCTCTACGAAACGGCCACCCGCCGCGACCTGGGCGACGAGGCCGTGGTCGCGGCCTGCGCCGGGGTGGTCGGCGGCGAACAGCGCCTGCGCATGCTCATGCTGCTCTCCTTCGCCGACGCCACGGCCACGGGCCCGGGGGTCTGGAAGCCGTGGGCGGCCAGTCTGCTGTGGGAACTGTACGCCAAGATCCTGCACATCCTGCGCGGGGGGCGGCTGGCCAGCGCCGACGCCGTGCGCGCCCTGGGCGACATGCGCGAGGCCGTGCGCGCCCGGGCGGCGGGGGCCTTCGCGCCCCAGGCCGTGGAGGAGCTGCTCGAACTCATGCCCCAGCGCTACCTGCTCACGGCCACGCCCGAGGCCGTGGTGCGGCATATGGGGCTGGTGCGCCGCCTGCGGGGCATGGTGGCCGAGGCCGAGCGCGTGCGCCCCGGCGGGCGCGGCGGCACGGGGGTGGTGGCCGTGGAGGCCAGCGAGCTGGCCGACAGCGGCTGCTGGGAGGTGGCCATCGCGGGCATGGACACCCCGGGGCTGTTCGCCACCCTGGCCGGGGTGCTGGCCCTGCACGGGGTGAACATCGTCTCGGCCCAGTGTTTCGCCTGGCGCGACGCCACGGTGGTGGACGTGTTCACCGTGTCCGACCCGCCGGAATTCCTGAACCCGGATGACCTGTGGTCGCGGGTGGGGGCCTCGGTGCGCGGGGCCATGAGCGGGCGCCTGGACCTGGACTGGCGCATCCGCGAAAAGCGCAACGCCCCTACGGCGCCGAAGTCCCTGGAAATCGAACCCGAGGTGGCCATCCACAACGCGGCCTCGGATTTCCACACCGTCATCGAGATCACCGCCGCCGACCGCCTGGGCCTGCTCTACGATGTGGGCACCGCCCTGCATGGCCTGGGGCTGTCGGTGTCCATGGCCAAGATCGCCACCTACGGCGACCGCGTGGCCGACGTGTTCTACGTGCGCGAGGCCGCAGGCGGCAAGGCCGACGGCCACGAGCGCCTGCGCGCCATCGAGGCCGCCCTGCTGGCCTGTCTGGCCGGTGGCTGA
- a CDS encoding P-II family nitrogen regulator translates to MKKIEIITRPFKLDEVKAALTELGIQGMTVSDVRGFGRQRGHKEVYRGAEYQVDFVPKVKIEVVVADDMLAPALAAVQKAARTNQIGDGKIFISTVDDVVRIRTGETGNEAV, encoded by the coding sequence ATGAAGAAGATCGAGATCATCACCAGGCCGTTCAAGCTCGACGAGGTCAAGGCCGCGTTGACGGAACTGGGCATCCAGGGCATGACCGTCAGCGACGTGCGCGGCTTTGGCCGCCAGCGCGGGCACAAGGAGGTCTACCGCGGCGCCGAGTACCAGGTGGACTTCGTACCCAAGGTCAAGATCGAGGTGGTCGTGGCCGACGACATGCTGGCCCCGGCCCTGGCGGCCGTGCAGAAGGCCGCGCGCACCAACCAGATCGGCGACGGCAAGATATTCATCTCCACCGTCGATGACGTGGTGCGCATCCGCACCGGCGAAACCGGGAACGAGGCCGTCTAG
- a CDS encoding methyl-accepting chemotaxis protein, whose protein sequence is MHLSRSVLLVCLAAGVLVAGAGALAALGLDQGAGALAALSLAAGAAVALAALPLGLVVRRAVGEPARALGEAARAVAQGRAQTLDAPRPAGAPLDALHDAVAAMAQALAGRAQAAEAEAAGLRARLEAMQADLGQCREREAGSQATLDKLRVTANRAFSISAQVAYSAEGLASQVMEAGHGTRLQQERVAETATAMEEMNATVLEVARNASAAADGAASARTRALAGADVVQRAVAAIGKVSALSEELRGNMGRLGTQAEAIGQVMTVISDIADQTNLLALNAAIEAARAGDAGRGFAVVADEVRKLAEKTMHATQEVGTSIRAIQQAARDNQKSMEEAAHAVEEATGLAGESGAALGEIVSLVDDSSGQAQSIAAASEEQSAASEEINRAIDEVNAVASDTAEGMAAASKAVKDLAGLAAELQQLFEELLGSGGARLAQSATEMRGILPKMMQDFVRKQYGEAVYEHMVEEMGRPTFLANRSYPDKVMEQMAGIVAARKGLEPGKVLYEFGYYTPTEFKKLYRRYFKTTDLKDFYLNMNRTHAELTREEPGITPPRFSYEDKGDVLIMNYHSKRALFTYFEGILNGIAKLFERKVRIAVTPKGADTARAEIRFL, encoded by the coding sequence ATGCATCTGTCTCGAAGCGTTCTTCTCGTCTGTCTCGCCGCTGGCGTCCTTGTTGCCGGGGCCGGTGCCCTGGCCGCCCTCGGGCTGGACCAGGGCGCGGGGGCCCTGGCCGCGTTGTCCCTGGCCGCTGGCGCGGCGGTGGCCCTGGCCGCGCTGCCCCTGGGGCTGGTGGTGCGCCGGGCCGTGGGCGAGCCCGCCCGGGCCCTGGGCGAGGCCGCCCGGGCCGTGGCCCAGGGCCGGGCCCAGACCCTGGACGCCCCCCGGCCCGCCGGGGCGCCCCTGGACGCGCTGCACGACGCCGTGGCGGCCATGGCCCAGGCCCTGGCCGGGCGCGCCCAGGCCGCCGAGGCCGAGGCCGCGGGCCTGCGGGCCCGTCTGGAGGCCATGCAGGCCGATCTGGGGCAGTGCCGCGAGCGCGAAGCGGGCTCCCAGGCCACCCTGGACAAGCTGCGCGTCACGGCCAACCGCGCCTTCAGCATTTCCGCGCAGGTGGCCTACTCCGCCGAGGGGCTGGCCTCCCAGGTCATGGAGGCCGGGCACGGCACGCGCCTGCAACAGGAGCGCGTGGCCGAGACGGCCACGGCCATGGAGGAGATGAACGCCACGGTGCTCGAAGTGGCGCGCAACGCCTCGGCGGCTGCCGACGGCGCGGCCTCGGCCCGCACCCGGGCCCTGGCCGGGGCCGACGTGGTCCAGCGCGCCGTGGCGGCCATCGGCAAGGTCAGCGCCCTGTCCGAGGAGCTGCGCGGCAACATGGGCCGCCTGGGCACCCAGGCCGAAGCCATCGGCCAGGTGATGACCGTCATCAGCGACATCGCCGACCAGACGAACCTGCTCGCGCTCAACGCGGCCATCGAGGCCGCGCGGGCGGGCGACGCCGGGCGCGGGTTCGCCGTGGTGGCCGACGAGGTGCGCAAGCTGGCCGAGAAGACCATGCACGCCACCCAGGAGGTGGGCACGTCCATCCGGGCCATCCAGCAGGCCGCCCGGGACAACCAGAAGAGCATGGAGGAGGCCGCCCACGCCGTGGAGGAGGCCACCGGGCTGGCCGGGGAATCCGGCGCGGCCCTGGGCGAGATCGTCTCCCTGGTGGACGACAGCTCCGGGCAGGCCCAGAGCATCGCCGCCGCCTCCGAGGAGCAGTCCGCCGCCTCCGAGGAGATCAACCGGGCCATCGACGAGGTCAACGCCGTGGCCAGCGACACCGCCGAGGGCATGGCCGCGGCCTCCAAGGCCGTCAAGGACTTGGCCGGGCTGGCCGCCGAGCTGCAACAGCTCTTCGAGGAACTGCTTGGCTCGGGCGGCGCCCGGCTGGCCCAGTCCGCCACCGAGATGCGCGGCATCCTGCCCAAGATGATGCAGGACTTCGTGCGCAAGCAGTACGGCGAGGCCGTCTACGAGCATATGGTCGAGGAGATGGGCCGCCCGACCTTCCTGGCCAACCGCAGCTATCCCGACAAGGTCATGGAGCAGATGGCCGGGATCGTGGCCGCGCGCAAGGGTCTGGAGCCGGGCAAGGTGCTCTACGAGTTCGGCTACTACACGCCCACGGAGTTCAAGAAGCTCTACCGCCGCTATTTCAAGACCACGGATCTCAAGGACTTCTACCTGAACATGAACCGCACCCACGCCGAACTGACCCGCGAGGAGCCGGGCATCACCCCGCCGCGCTTCTCCTACGAGGACAAGGGCGACGTGCTGATCATGAACTACCACTCCAAGCGCGCCCTGTTCACCTACTTCGAGGGCATCCTGAACGGCATCGCCAAGCTCTTCGAGCGCAAGGTGCGCATTGCCGTGACCCCCAAGGGCGCGGACACCGCCCGGGCGGAGATCCGCTTCCTGTAG